The Streptomyces achromogenes genome window below encodes:
- a CDS encoding PucR family transcriptional regulator: MTDRSTSEPFLDGFQRMLADAAGTGRRLTREEIQSRRAHGARAAEDGHDWRSLVRAHLAAGREGWPRGADPSGVLTVVEQALDAFADGYESAQRLVIRKEEAARREFIDDLLHGRGDPGQLAARSERFGLRLSRAHAVAVAEGPVGYDETDPVPRRVADELFGRFENRRILFTTKHGRMVCIAPGDQDEVLTHFAKQAYAAAGQLQVAVGRPRPGPVGIGHSYEEALNALEVAQRMGLDEPLLRAADLLVFPVLARDRLALVDLVHSVLGPLERARGGAQPLLATLTAYFDSGCVAAAAARRLSLSVRALTYRLERVHHLTGADPADPGHRYTLQTAVIGARLLNWPARPLHPTDGPA; this comes from the coding sequence ATGACCGACCGCAGCACGTCCGAGCCGTTCCTCGACGGCTTCCAGCGGATGCTCGCGGACGCCGCCGGCACCGGCCGCCGTCTGACCCGCGAGGAGATCCAGTCCCGGCGGGCGCACGGCGCCCGGGCCGCCGAGGACGGACACGACTGGCGCAGCCTCGTCCGGGCCCATCTCGCCGCCGGCCGGGAGGGCTGGCCGCGGGGGGCCGACCCGTCCGGTGTGCTCACCGTCGTCGAACAGGCCCTGGACGCCTTCGCCGACGGCTACGAGAGCGCGCAGCGCCTCGTGATCCGCAAGGAGGAGGCCGCCCGCCGCGAATTCATCGACGACCTGCTGCACGGGCGCGGGGACCCGGGGCAACTCGCCGCGCGCTCCGAGCGGTTCGGTCTGCGCCTGTCCCGCGCCCACGCGGTCGCGGTGGCCGAGGGCCCCGTCGGGTACGACGAGACGGACCCCGTGCCCCGCCGGGTGGCGGACGAACTGTTCGGCCGCTTCGAGAACCGCCGCATCCTGTTCACCACCAAGCACGGCCGGATGGTGTGCATCGCCCCGGGAGACCAGGACGAGGTCCTCACCCACTTCGCCAAGCAGGCCTACGCCGCCGCAGGGCAGCTCCAGGTCGCCGTCGGCCGACCCAGACCGGGACCGGTCGGCATCGGCCACAGCTACGAAGAGGCGCTCAACGCCCTTGAGGTGGCCCAGCGCATGGGCCTCGACGAGCCGCTGCTGCGCGCCGCCGACCTGCTCGTCTTCCCCGTGCTCGCCCGGGACCGGCTGGCCCTGGTGGATCTCGTCCACAGCGTCCTCGGGCCGCTCGAACGGGCCCGCGGCGGTGCGCAGCCGCTGCTCGCGACCCTGACGGCGTACTTCGACTCCGGCTGTGTGGCGGCGGCCGCCGCCCGGCGGCTCTCGCTGAGCGTGCGTGCCCTCACCTACCGGCTGGAGCGCGTCCACCATCTGACCGGCGCCGACCCCGCCGACCCCGGCCACCGCTACACGCTGCAGACCGCGGTCATCGGCGCCCGTCTGCTCAACTGGCCCGCCAGACCCCTGCATCCGACCGACGGGCCTGCCTGA
- a CDS encoding cation:proton antiporter regulatory subunit has product MGAPRLSSTPLPGIGVRYDLTTREQRRVSVVAHRDGARTLNAYQEDDPDACALSVRLTSGEAAALVDAMTPTHHSPSLLSTTELGLVAERVELTATSHWNGRLLGETRMRTETGVSIVAVLRRAEAIPSPTPQFRLTGGDILIVIGTREGVDAAAAILARE; this is encoded by the coding sequence ATGGGGGCTCCGCGCCTGAGCAGTACGCCGTTGCCGGGCATCGGCGTCCGCTATGACCTGACCACACGGGAGCAGCGCCGCGTCTCGGTGGTCGCGCACCGCGACGGAGCGCGGACGCTGAACGCCTACCAGGAGGACGATCCGGACGCCTGCGCGTTGTCGGTGCGCCTGACCTCCGGGGAGGCGGCGGCGCTCGTCGACGCGATGACGCCGACGCACCACAGTCCCAGCCTGCTGTCGACCACCGAGCTGGGTCTGGTGGCGGAGCGCGTCGAGCTGACGGCCACGTCGCACTGGAACGGGCGGCTGCTCGGGGAGACCCGGATGCGGACCGAGACGGGTGTCTCGATCGTGGCGGTACTGCGCCGCGCCGAGGCCATCCCGTCGCCGACGCCCCAGTTCCGGCTGACCGGCGGGGACATCCTCATCGTGATCGGCACCCGGGAGGGCGTGGACGCGGCCGCCGCGATCCTCGCACGGGAGTGA
- a CDS encoding DUF6766 family protein, with protein MTRPSSRTRPPQRRGPRGFVRDNGLGLFFLGAFLLSLVGQAIAGHADFNDQMAVDGLQRISLGAYVTSSDFAVDVSENWQSEYLQFFLYIGATVWLLQRGSPESKELHKAGGESDEDQMVGAYAKDGSPRWARSGGWRRTLYSQSLLLVMGTVFLLSWLVQSITGVAACNEQRLRQLQSPLSWPDYLGAAEFWSRTLQNWQSELLAVASMAVLSIYLRQRGSPESKPVGAAHDATGVEG; from the coding sequence ATGACCCGCCCGTCCTCTCGCACCCGGCCCCCGCAGCGCCGGGGTCCGCGGGGCTTCGTGCGTGACAACGGGCTCGGGCTGTTCTTCCTCGGCGCTTTCCTGCTGAGCCTCGTCGGCCAGGCGATCGCCGGACACGCCGACTTCAACGACCAGATGGCCGTGGACGGGCTCCAGCGGATCTCCCTCGGCGCGTACGTCACCTCGTCCGACTTCGCCGTGGACGTCTCGGAGAACTGGCAGTCGGAGTACCTGCAGTTCTTCCTCTACATCGGGGCGACGGTATGGCTGCTGCAACGCGGTTCACCGGAGTCCAAGGAACTGCACAAGGCCGGCGGCGAGTCGGACGAGGACCAGATGGTCGGCGCGTACGCCAAGGACGGCTCGCCGCGCTGGGCCAGGAGCGGCGGCTGGCGGCGCACGCTGTACTCGCAATCCCTGCTGCTGGTCATGGGGACGGTGTTCCTGCTGTCCTGGCTGGTCCAGTCGATCACCGGCGTGGCCGCCTGCAACGAGCAGCGGCTGCGGCAGCTGCAGTCGCCGCTGAGCTGGCCGGACTACCTGGGCGCGGCGGAGTTCTGGAGCCGCACCCTGCAGAACTGGCAGTCCGAGCTGCTCGCGGTCGCCTCCATGGCGGTGCTCTCCATCTACCTTCGGCAACGAGGCTCCCCGGAGTCGAAGCCGGTGGGAGCGGCCCATGACGCCACCGGTGTGGAGGGCTGA
- a CDS encoding molybdopterin oxidoreductase family protein, with protein MDASVDRIAEPWGSRTPYDRHGTWPARVDTHLEAGVAPDQVERWVRAASILHSDGDAMDIAVVDGRMAGVRGRVDDRVNRGRLGPKDAFGWQANASRDRLTRPLVREGGSLVECDWDTAMERVTARSRELLTERGPGSIGFYTSGQLYLEEYYTLAVLARAGIGTSHLDGNTRLCTATAGEALKESFGCDGQPGSYDDIDHADVIALFGHNIAETQPVQWMRILDRLEGGDPPRLVCVDPRPTRVARRAAVHLAPRVGTNVALLNALLHEIIRAGRVDHDYVRTHTVGFEELASRVEQCTPEWAARICDVPAASIRAAAELLGAADRLLSTVLQGVYQSHQATAAAVQINNLHLVRGMLGRPGAGVLQMNGQPTAQNTRECGADGDLPGFRNWQNDDHVADLARVWNVDPATIPHHTPPTHAMQMFRYAEQGSIRMLWISGTNPAVSLPELSRIRSILRRKGLFVVVQDLFLTETARLADVVLPAATWGEKTGTATNADRTVHLSEKAVEPPGEARPDLDVFLDYAARMDFRDKDGGPLITWHDPESAFEAWKRCSSGRPCDYTGLTYDRLRGASGVQWPCNAQAPDGTPRLYADGITWAHPDLCESYGKDLVTGATDDVVEYRSLNPDGKAVIRAADYLPPHEAPDEDHPFQLTTGRTLYHFHTRTKTARAPQLNAAAPDVWVEAASSDAVALGLHEGDLVEVGTRRGAVRGRLRVTDIRPGLLFLPFHYGYWDTEGGHGPGGDTPGRAANETTVTDWDPASKQPLFKTAAAALRLVERGDGRVAPAPTTTASAPSRTGAAPATVGGPTALVTETDAPPRGRRTQEAP; from the coding sequence ATGGACGCTTCGGTCGACCGGATCGCCGAGCCCTGGGGCAGCCGTACCCCGTACGACCGGCACGGGACCTGGCCTGCGCGTGTGGACACCCACCTCGAGGCGGGCGTCGCGCCCGACCAGGTGGAGCGCTGGGTGCGGGCCGCCTCGATCCTGCACTCCGACGGGGACGCCATGGACATCGCCGTCGTCGACGGGCGCATGGCCGGCGTGCGCGGCCGGGTGGACGACCGAGTCAACCGCGGTCGCCTCGGCCCGAAGGACGCCTTCGGCTGGCAGGCGAACGCCTCCCGCGACCGGCTGACCAGGCCGCTGGTCCGCGAGGGCGGAAGCCTGGTGGAGTGCGACTGGGACACCGCGATGGAGCGCGTCACCGCCCGCTCGCGCGAACTGCTGACGGAACGCGGCCCGGGGTCCATCGGCTTCTACACCTCGGGGCAGCTGTACCTGGAGGAGTACTACACCCTCGCGGTGCTGGCCCGGGCCGGCATCGGCACCAGCCACCTGGACGGCAACACCCGCCTGTGCACCGCCACCGCGGGCGAGGCGCTCAAGGAGTCCTTCGGCTGCGACGGACAGCCCGGCAGCTACGACGACATCGACCACGCGGACGTGATCGCGCTGTTCGGGCACAACATCGCCGAGACGCAGCCCGTGCAGTGGATGCGGATCCTCGACCGGCTGGAGGGCGGCGACCCGCCCCGCCTGGTGTGCGTCGACCCGCGCCCCACCCGGGTGGCCCGCAGGGCGGCCGTCCACCTCGCGCCGCGTGTCGGCACCAACGTGGCCCTGCTGAACGCGCTCCTGCACGAGATCATCCGCGCCGGCCGGGTCGACCACGACTACGTCCGGACGCACACCGTCGGCTTCGAGGAGCTGGCGTCCAGGGTCGAGCAGTGCACCCCCGAGTGGGCGGCGCGGATCTGCGACGTGCCGGCCGCGTCGATCCGTGCGGCCGCCGAGCTCCTCGGCGCGGCCGACCGGCTCCTGTCCACGGTCCTGCAGGGCGTCTACCAGTCCCACCAGGCCACCGCGGCGGCCGTGCAGATCAACAACCTGCACCTGGTCCGCGGCATGCTCGGCCGGCCGGGTGCCGGGGTGCTGCAGATGAACGGGCAGCCCACCGCGCAGAACACCCGCGAGTGCGGCGCCGACGGCGACCTGCCGGGCTTTCGGAACTGGCAGAACGACGACCACGTCGCCGACCTCGCCCGGGTGTGGAACGTCGACCCCGCGACCATCCCGCACCACACCCCGCCCACCCACGCGATGCAGATGTTCCGGTACGCCGAGCAGGGCTCGATCCGCATGCTGTGGATCAGCGGCACCAACCCGGCGGTGTCCCTGCCCGAGCTGTCCCGCATCCGCTCGATCCTGCGGCGCAAGGGTCTGTTCGTGGTGGTGCAGGACCTGTTCCTCACCGAGACCGCCCGGCTGGCCGACGTGGTGCTGCCCGCCGCGACGTGGGGCGAGAAGACCGGCACGGCCACCAACGCAGACCGCACCGTGCACCTGTCGGAGAAGGCCGTCGAACCGCCCGGCGAGGCCAGGCCCGACCTCGACGTCTTCCTCGACTACGCCGCCCGCATGGACTTCCGCGACAAGGACGGCGGGCCGCTGATCACCTGGCACGACCCGGAGTCCGCCTTCGAGGCGTGGAAACGCTGCAGCTCCGGCCGGCCGTGCGACTACACCGGCCTCACCTACGACAGGCTGCGCGGCGCGAGCGGCGTCCAGTGGCCGTGCAACGCACAGGCCCCCGACGGCACGCCACGCCTCTACGCCGACGGCATCACCTGGGCGCACCCCGACCTCTGCGAGAGCTACGGCAAGGACCTGGTGACGGGCGCCACCGACGACGTCGTCGAGTACCGCTCCCTCAACCCGGACGGCAAAGCCGTGATCAGGGCGGCCGACTACCTGCCGCCGCACGAGGCGCCCGACGAGGACCATCCCTTCCAGCTGACCACGGGCCGTACCCTCTACCACTTCCACACGCGCACCAAGACCGCGCGGGCGCCCCAGCTGAACGCCGCCGCTCCCGACGTGTGGGTGGAAGCCGCCTCGTCCGACGCCGTCGCCCTCGGACTCCACGAGGGCGACCTGGTCGAGGTCGGCACCCGCCGCGGCGCCGTGCGGGGGCGGCTGCGCGTGACCGACATCCGCCCCGGACTGCTCTTCCTGCCCTTCCACTACGGCTACTGGGACACCGAGGGCGGACACGGGCCGGGCGGCGACACCCCGGGGCGCGCCGCGAACGAGACGACCGTGACCGACTGGGACCCCGCCTCCAAGCAGCCGCTGTTCAAGACCGCCGCGGCGGCGCTGCGCCTCGTCGAACGCGGGGACGGCCGCGTCGCCCCCGCTCCGACCACCACGGCGTCGGCGCCCTCCCGCACCGGCGCCGCGCCGGCCACCGTCGGCGGCCCCACCGCCCTCGTCACCGAGACGGACGCCCCTCCCCGGGGCCGCCGCACGCAGGAGGCGCCGTGA
- a CDS encoding HemK2/MTQ2 family protein methyltransferase, with amino-acid sequence MTAEPWAPEAPARAYTPPGVYTPQWDTRLLTRALSREDIGSATEVLDLGTGSGALAVQAARLGARVTAVDISRLAVLTARFNALLAGQRVRCRRGDLTAAVPGRSYDLVVSNPPYVPSPATALPHRGLARAWDAGRDGRVFIDRICAEAPAVLNPGGALLIVHSSLCDTRATLRRLADVGLRAAVTDRVTVPHGPVLRSRHRWLVQQGLLEDGESREELVVVRAERA; translated from the coding sequence ATGACGGCGGAACCATGGGCGCCGGAGGCGCCGGCCCGGGCCTATACCCCGCCGGGTGTGTACACCCCCCAGTGGGACACCCGGCTGCTGACGCGTGCCCTGTCCCGTGAGGACATCGGCTCCGCCACTGAGGTGCTGGACCTGGGCACCGGCTCCGGGGCCCTCGCCGTTCAGGCCGCACGGCTGGGCGCCCGGGTGACGGCGGTCGACATCTCGCGGCTGGCCGTCCTGACCGCGCGGTTCAACGCGCTGCTGGCCGGCCAGCGGGTCCGCTGCCGTCGGGGCGACCTGACCGCGGCCGTGCCGGGGCGCTCGTACGACCTGGTCGTGAGCAACCCGCCCTATGTGCCGTCGCCCGCCACGGCGCTGCCGCACCGGGGCCTGGCGCGGGCCTGGGACGCGGGCCGGGACGGGCGCGTGTTCATCGACCGGATCTGCGCCGAGGCGCCCGCCGTCCTGAATCCCGGCGGGGCCCTGCTGATCGTGCACTCGAGTCTGTGCGACACCCGGGCCACCCTGCGGCGTCTGGCGGACGTCGGACTGCGCGCCGCGGTCACCGACCGGGTCACCGTGCCGCACGGCCCGGTGCTGCGTTCCCGCCACCGGTGGCTCGTCCAGCAGGGCCTGCTGGAGGACGGCGAGAGCCGCGAGGAACTGGTGGTGGTCCGCGCCGAACGTGCGTGA